GTGCGGGCCTCAATTTGCGGAATGACAGCTCTAAGCAATTCGTTGTGCTCTTCGCGCGGGATCAGCCCGCCCACCGACATCAACACATAGGCCTCATCCGCCGAAAGTAGCCACGGCGTTTCGCGCTTAATCGCGTAAAGCCGGTGCAGGAGCCGCCGATTTTCGTTGAAGACGGCGATGGAATTCCGCAAATCGTCATCAGTGACGGCCCGACCGGCGATGGTTTCAATGTCGCGCTTGAGCCGGTTGTACTCGTCACGCAAATACTGGGCCGAGTGTCTGGAGTTCGCGTTCTGCGGCAGGTAAAGAATCTGGCAAGGGTAAGAGAAGTTGCGGCCCCAAACCGCCGCCAGGTTGCGGGCGGCGTCGCAAATGGGGTGGGAGACGAACATGTCCAGCTTGACGCGATCACTCAGAGCAAGTTCAAGTGAGGTCTTCAAAATCGAGCACAGGTACGAACCGAACCGCGCCTCAGCCTGCCGGGCCTCAATTTGCGCCCCGCGCATTTTGAGCGGCAACATCCCGGCGGCGTGGGCAATCTCTTCCGGGAAGTACACCTGAAAGTGCCCCACCACTTTTCCGCCCGCCTCCCGCCAGCGCTTCACCGTCGGAAAGTCCGGGTCTTCCACCAACTCCCGGCACATATAAAGAGCGTCCTCTAAAGAACTGTAAGGTTTGCCGTCCAATACTCGTATAGCCATTCGACAGGTCTCCTACTCACTGTGGCCGTTTAATGCCGCGCCGCACTTGCCGCAATACTCGAACTCATCCGGCAAATATTTTGTGCCGCACCTCGCGCACTCCCGCGCAAACGGCCCCCACATAAACTCCGACGACTCGCCCGCCGCCGCCTTCTGCCGGAGTTTGACGTAGTC
This region of Chloroflexota bacterium genomic DNA includes:
- a CDS encoding 2-hydroxyacyl-CoA dehydratase, translating into MAIRVLDGKPYSSLEDALYMCRELVEDPDFPTVKRWREAGGKVVGHFQVYFPEEIAHAAGMLPLKMRGAQIEARQAEARFGSYLCSILKTSLELALSDRVKLDMFVSHPICDAARNLAAVWGRNFSYPCQILYLPQNANSRHSAQYLRDEYNRLKRDIETIAGRAVTDDDLRNSIAVFNENRRLLHRLYAIKRETPWLLSADEAYVLMSVGGLIPREEHNELLRAVIPQIEARTAKPQDRIRVVFEGGFCEQPPLDLLRVIAQSCYVVDDDLLIGLRYILEDVPTEGDPLLNLAEAYLEKSSYSPVQHDLRKPKEVMLLKRVKEANASAAIITAAKMCEPGLDEQVAYAKALDEAGIPYFVSEFEESMTSFDHLQIQLETFVENLLFA